Proteins from a genomic interval of Prionailurus viverrinus isolate Anna chromosome F2, UM_Priviv_1.0, whole genome shotgun sequence:
- the BOP1 gene encoding ribosome biogenesis protein BOP1 isoform X1, producing the protein MAGARGAGRAAATGTRPGKRPSEPEPELEPEETALVSASAASLRDGSDSGLSESEESVFSGLQDSGSDSSEDDPAEGEDGASGDDSHSRMEETSGQQVQAGIPSPRTEVASAKGFEEYAEDSSDEEDIRNTVGNVPLEWYGGFPHVGYDLDGRRIYKPLRTRDELDQFLDKMDDPDYWRTVQDRTTGHDVRLTDEQVALVRRLQSGQFGDVSFDPYEVGGGSSPWVSGAAAGPRPTHLCLFLQPAVDFFSGDLMVHPVTNRPADKRSFIPSLVEKEKVSRMVHAIKMGWIQPRRPQDPTPSFYDLWAQEDPDAVLGRHKMHVPAPKLALPGHAESYNPPPEYLLSEDERLAWEQQEPGERRLNFLPYRFPSLRAVPAYGRFIQERFERCLDLYLCPRQRKMRVNVDPEDLIPKLPRPRDLQPFPTCQALVYRGHSDLVRCLSVSPEGQWLASGSDDGSVRLWEVATARCMRTVPVGGVVRSIAWNPHPTLCLVAVAVEDSVLLLNPALGDRLVVGGTDQLLSTFVPPQEPAVQPASWLEASEEERQRGLRLRVSHGKPVTQVTWHGRGDYMAVVLAAAGHTQVLIHQLSRRRSQSPFRRSHGQVQRVAFHPVRPFLLVASQRGVRLYHLLRQELTKKLRPNCKWVSSLAVHPAGDNVICGSYDSKLVWFDLDLSSEPYRVLRHHKKALRAVAFHARYPLFASGSDDGSIIVCHGMVYNDLLQNPLLVPVKVLRGHTLTRDLGVLDVAFHPTQPWVFSSGADGTVRLFT; encoded by the exons ATGGCGGGTGCTCGGGGCGCGGGGCGTGCGGCGGCCACTGGGACGCGGCCTGGGAAGCGGCCGTCGGAGCCCGAGCCGGAGTTGGAGCCGGAGGAG ACCGCCCTCGTCTCCGCGTCGGCTGCCAGCCTCCGGGATGGCAGTGATTCTGGCCTGTCTGAGAGCGAGGAGAGCGTGTTCTCAGGCCTGCAGGATTCCGGCAGCGACAGCAGTGAGGATGACCCAGCCGAGGGAGAGGATGGGGCCAGCGGTGATGACAGCCACAGCAGGATGGAGGAGACCTCTGGGCAGCAAGTGCAG GCTGGCATCCCTTCCCCAAGGACAGAGGTGGCGAGCGCGAAGGGCTTCGAAGAGTACGCGGAAGACAGCTCTGATGAGGAG GACATCCGGAACACGGTGGGCAATGTGCCCCTGGAGTGGTACGGGGGCTTCCCCCACGTGGGCTATGACCTGGACGGCAGGCGCATCTACAAGCCCCTGCGTACCCGTGACGAGCTGGACCAGTTCCTGGACAAAATGGACGACCCGGATTACTG GCGCACGGTGCAGGACCGGACGACGGGTCACGATGTGCGGCTGACGGACGAGCAGGTGGCCCTGGTGCGGCGGCTGCAGAGCGGCCAGTTTGGGGACGTGAGCTTCGACCCGTATGAGGTAGGTGGCGGCAGCTCGCCCTGGGTGTCCGGGGCGGCTGCAGGGCCCCGGCCCACACATCTGTGTCTGTTCCTCCAGCCTGCCGTGGACTTCTTCAGCGGGGACCTGATGGTCCACCCAGTGACCAACCGTCCCGCTGACAAGCGCAGCTTCATCCCGTCCCtggtggagaaggagaag GTGTCTCGCATGGTGCACGCCATCAAGATGGGCTGGATCCAGCCTCGCCGGCCCCAGGACCCCACGCCCAGCTTCTATGACCTGTGGGCGCAGGAAGACCCCGACGCCGTGCTGGGCCGGCACAAGATGCACGTGCCCGCTCCGAAGCTGGCCCTACCCGGCCACGCGGAGTCCTACAACCCGCCTCCAGAGTACCTGCTCAGTGAAGACGAG CGTCTGGCGTGGGAGCAGCAGGAGCCGGGCGAGAGGAGGCTCAACTTCCTGCCATACAGGTTCCCGAGCCTGCGGGCTGTACCCGCGTACGGCCGCTTCATCCAGGAACGGTTCGAGCGCTGCCTTGACCTCTACCTGTGCCCACGGCAGCGCAAGATGAGG GTGAACGTGGACCCAGAAGACCTCATCCCTAAACTGCCGAGGCCGCGGGACCTGCAGCCTTTCCCCACGTGCCAGGCCCTG GTCTACAGGGGCCACAGCGACCTTGTCCGCTGCCTTAGCGTATCCCCGGAGGGCCAGTGGCTGGCTTCAG GCTCCGACGATGGCTCCGTGCGGCTCTGGGAGGTGGCTACCGCCCGCTGCATGAGGACCGTGCCCGTGGGGGGCGTGGTGAGGAGCATCGCCTGGAACCCTCACCCTACCCTCTGCCTGGTGGCCGTGGCAGT AGAGGACTCGGTGTTGCTACTGAATCCGGCCCTGGGGGACCGGCTAGTGGTGGGCGGCACGGACCAGCTGCTGAGCACCTTCGTCCCGCCCCAGGAGCCCGCCGTGCAGCCTGCCAGCTGGCTGGAGGCCTCGGAGGAGGAGCGCCAGAGGGGCCTGCGGCTGCGCGTCTCCCACGGCAAG CCAGTGACGCAGGTGACGTGGCACGGGCGTGGGGACTACATGGCCGTGGTGCTGGCCGCCGCCGGCCACACACAGGTGCTGATCCATCAGCTGAGCCGGCGCCGCAGCCAGAGCCCCTTCCGCCGCAGCCACGGACAGGTGCAGCGGGTGGCCTTCCACCCTGTCCGCCCCTTCCTGCTGGTGGCTTCCCAGCGTGGCGTCCGCCTTTACCACCTGCTGCGCCAGGAGCTCACCAAGAAGCTGAGACCGAACTGCAAATGGGTGTCCAGCCTGGCGGTGCACCCCGCAG GGGACAACGTCATCTGTGGCAGCTATGACAGCAAGCTGGTGTGGTTCGACCTGGACCTTTCCAGCGAGCCGTACAGGGTACTGAG GCACCACAAGAAGGCCCTGAGGGCTGTGGCCTTCCATGCCCGGTACCCGCTCTTCGCATCTGGCTCCGACGACGGGAGCATCATCGTCTGCCATGGGATGGTGTACAA tgaTCTGCTGCAGAACCCACTGCTGGTGCCTGTGAAGGTGCTGCGGGGGCACACGCTGACCCGAGACCTGGGCGTTCTGGACGTGGCCTTCCACCCCACCCAGCCGTGGGTCTTCTCCTCCGGGGCCGACGGCACTGTCCGCCTCTTCACCTAG
- the BOP1 gene encoding ribosome biogenesis protein BOP1 isoform X2, whose protein sequence is MAGARGAGRAAATGTRPGKRPSEPEPELEPEETALVSASAASLRDGSDSGLSESEESVFSGLQDSGSDSSEDDPAEGEDGASGDDSHSRMEETSGQQVQAGIPSPRTEVASAKGFEEYAEDSSDEEDIRNTVGNVPLEWYGGFPHVGYDLDGRRIYKPLRTRDELDQFLDKMDDPDYWRTVQDRTTGHDVRLTDEQVALVRRLQSGQFGDVSFDPYEPAVDFFSGDLMVHPVTNRPADKRSFIPSLVEKEKVSRMVHAIKMGWIQPRRPQDPTPSFYDLWAQEDPDAVLGRHKMHVPAPKLALPGHAESYNPPPEYLLSEDERLAWEQQEPGERRLNFLPYRFPSLRAVPAYGRFIQERFERCLDLYLCPRQRKMRVNVDPEDLIPKLPRPRDLQPFPTCQALVYRGHSDLVRCLSVSPEGQWLASGSDDGSVRLWEVATARCMRTVPVGGVVRSIAWNPHPTLCLVAVAVEDSVLLLNPALGDRLVVGGTDQLLSTFVPPQEPAVQPASWLEASEEERQRGLRLRVSHGKPVTQVTWHGRGDYMAVVLAAAGHTQVLIHQLSRRRSQSPFRRSHGQVQRVAFHPVRPFLLVASQRGVRLYHLLRQELTKKLRPNCKWVSSLAVHPAGDNVICGSYDSKLVWFDLDLSSEPYRVLRHHKKALRAVAFHARYPLFASGSDDGSIIVCHGMVYNDLLQNPLLVPVKVLRGHTLTRDLGVLDVAFHPTQPWVFSSGADGTVRLFT, encoded by the exons ATGGCGGGTGCTCGGGGCGCGGGGCGTGCGGCGGCCACTGGGACGCGGCCTGGGAAGCGGCCGTCGGAGCCCGAGCCGGAGTTGGAGCCGGAGGAG ACCGCCCTCGTCTCCGCGTCGGCTGCCAGCCTCCGGGATGGCAGTGATTCTGGCCTGTCTGAGAGCGAGGAGAGCGTGTTCTCAGGCCTGCAGGATTCCGGCAGCGACAGCAGTGAGGATGACCCAGCCGAGGGAGAGGATGGGGCCAGCGGTGATGACAGCCACAGCAGGATGGAGGAGACCTCTGGGCAGCAAGTGCAG GCTGGCATCCCTTCCCCAAGGACAGAGGTGGCGAGCGCGAAGGGCTTCGAAGAGTACGCGGAAGACAGCTCTGATGAGGAG GACATCCGGAACACGGTGGGCAATGTGCCCCTGGAGTGGTACGGGGGCTTCCCCCACGTGGGCTATGACCTGGACGGCAGGCGCATCTACAAGCCCCTGCGTACCCGTGACGAGCTGGACCAGTTCCTGGACAAAATGGACGACCCGGATTACTG GCGCACGGTGCAGGACCGGACGACGGGTCACGATGTGCGGCTGACGGACGAGCAGGTGGCCCTGGTGCGGCGGCTGCAGAGCGGCCAGTTTGGGGACGTGAGCTTCGACCCGTATGAG CCTGCCGTGGACTTCTTCAGCGGGGACCTGATGGTCCACCCAGTGACCAACCGTCCCGCTGACAAGCGCAGCTTCATCCCGTCCCtggtggagaaggagaag GTGTCTCGCATGGTGCACGCCATCAAGATGGGCTGGATCCAGCCTCGCCGGCCCCAGGACCCCACGCCCAGCTTCTATGACCTGTGGGCGCAGGAAGACCCCGACGCCGTGCTGGGCCGGCACAAGATGCACGTGCCCGCTCCGAAGCTGGCCCTACCCGGCCACGCGGAGTCCTACAACCCGCCTCCAGAGTACCTGCTCAGTGAAGACGAG CGTCTGGCGTGGGAGCAGCAGGAGCCGGGCGAGAGGAGGCTCAACTTCCTGCCATACAGGTTCCCGAGCCTGCGGGCTGTACCCGCGTACGGCCGCTTCATCCAGGAACGGTTCGAGCGCTGCCTTGACCTCTACCTGTGCCCACGGCAGCGCAAGATGAGG GTGAACGTGGACCCAGAAGACCTCATCCCTAAACTGCCGAGGCCGCGGGACCTGCAGCCTTTCCCCACGTGCCAGGCCCTG GTCTACAGGGGCCACAGCGACCTTGTCCGCTGCCTTAGCGTATCCCCGGAGGGCCAGTGGCTGGCTTCAG GCTCCGACGATGGCTCCGTGCGGCTCTGGGAGGTGGCTACCGCCCGCTGCATGAGGACCGTGCCCGTGGGGGGCGTGGTGAGGAGCATCGCCTGGAACCCTCACCCTACCCTCTGCCTGGTGGCCGTGGCAGT AGAGGACTCGGTGTTGCTACTGAATCCGGCCCTGGGGGACCGGCTAGTGGTGGGCGGCACGGACCAGCTGCTGAGCACCTTCGTCCCGCCCCAGGAGCCCGCCGTGCAGCCTGCCAGCTGGCTGGAGGCCTCGGAGGAGGAGCGCCAGAGGGGCCTGCGGCTGCGCGTCTCCCACGGCAAG CCAGTGACGCAGGTGACGTGGCACGGGCGTGGGGACTACATGGCCGTGGTGCTGGCCGCCGCCGGCCACACACAGGTGCTGATCCATCAGCTGAGCCGGCGCCGCAGCCAGAGCCCCTTCCGCCGCAGCCACGGACAGGTGCAGCGGGTGGCCTTCCACCCTGTCCGCCCCTTCCTGCTGGTGGCTTCCCAGCGTGGCGTCCGCCTTTACCACCTGCTGCGCCAGGAGCTCACCAAGAAGCTGAGACCGAACTGCAAATGGGTGTCCAGCCTGGCGGTGCACCCCGCAG GGGACAACGTCATCTGTGGCAGCTATGACAGCAAGCTGGTGTGGTTCGACCTGGACCTTTCCAGCGAGCCGTACAGGGTACTGAG GCACCACAAGAAGGCCCTGAGGGCTGTGGCCTTCCATGCCCGGTACCCGCTCTTCGCATCTGGCTCCGACGACGGGAGCATCATCGTCTGCCATGGGATGGTGTACAA tgaTCTGCTGCAGAACCCACTGCTGGTGCCTGTGAAGGTGCTGCGGGGGCACACGCTGACCCGAGACCTGGGCGTTCTGGACGTGGCCTTCCACCCCACCCAGCCGTGGGTCTTCTCCTCCGGGGCCGACGGCACTGTCCGCCTCTTCACCTAG
- the SCX gene encoding basic helix-loop-helix transcription factor scleraxis isoform X1 translates to MSFAMLRSAPPGRYLYPEVSPLSEDEDRGSESSGSDEKPCRVHAARCGLQGTRRRAGGRRAGGGAPGPGGRPGREPRQRHTANARERDRTNSVNTAFTALRTLIPTEPADRKLSKIETLRLASSYISHLGNVLLVGEACGDGQPCHSGPAFFHAARPGSPPPPPPPPPTRDGENAQPKQICTFCLSNQRKLFRLCSTVLSSPKCTGTPGARTETERLQFGVRGDAAGLSTESPPVDPTQAQASCEGASGSSGANGRTSGGRTLHWPSWPRSTGTFCAGFLPGFSSGHYVLVFCVFDMII, encoded by the exons ATGTCCTTCGCCATGCTGCGCTCGGCGCCGCCCGGCCGCTACCTGTACCCCGAGGTGAGCCCGCTGTCGGAGGACGAGGACCGTGGCAGCGAGAGCTCGGGCTCCGACGAGAAGCCCTGCCGCGTGCACGCGGCGCGCTGCGGCCTCCAGGGCACCCGGAGGCGGGCCGGGGGCaggcgggcggggggcggcgccCCGGGGCCCGGGGGGCGGCCGGGCCGCGAGCCCCGGCAGCGGCACACGGCGAACGCGCGCGAGCGGGACCGCACCAACAGCGTGAACACGGCCTTCACGGCTCTGCGCACGCTCATCCCCACGGAGCCGGCCGACCGCAAGCTCTCCAAGATCGAGACGCTGCGCCTGGCCTCCAGCTACATCTCGCACCTGGGCAACGTGCTGCTGGTGGGCGAGGCCTGCGGCGACGGGCAGCCGTGCCACTCGGGGCCTGCCTTCTTCCACGCTGCGCGCCCCGGcagccccccgccgccgcccccaccaccccccacccgcgACGGCGAGAACGCCCAGCCCAAACAGATCTGTACCTTCTGCCTCAGCAACCAGAGAAAGTTG TTTCGGCTGTGCAGCACCGTGCTCTCTTCCCCAAAGTGCACGGGGACGCCGGG agCAAGGACCGAGACAGAAAGACTACAATTCGGAGTTAGAGGCGACGCCGCTGGGCTCTCCACAGAGAGCCCCCCCGTGGACCCGACTCAGGCACAGGCCTCCTGTGAGGGCGCCTCAGGCTCCTCTGGGGCCAATGGACGGACAAGCGGCGGCAGGACTCTGCACTGGCCCAGCTGGCCCAGGTCCACCGGAACCTTCTGTGCTGGCTTCCTACCTGGGTTTTCTTCTGGTCACTACGTGCTGGTATTTTGTGTCTTTGATATGATAATATAA
- the SCX gene encoding basic helix-loop-helix transcription factor scleraxis isoform X3 yields MSFAMLRSAPPGRYLYPEVSPLSEDEDRGSESSGSDEKPCRVHAARCGLQGTRRRAGGRRAGGGAPGPGGRPGREPRQRHTANARERDRTNSVNTAFTALRTLIPTEPADRKLSKIETLRLASSYISHLGNVLLVGEACGDGQPCHSGPAFFHAARPGSPPPPPPPPPTRDGENAQPKQICTFCLSNQRKLSKDRDRKTTIRS; encoded by the exons ATGTCCTTCGCCATGCTGCGCTCGGCGCCGCCCGGCCGCTACCTGTACCCCGAGGTGAGCCCGCTGTCGGAGGACGAGGACCGTGGCAGCGAGAGCTCGGGCTCCGACGAGAAGCCCTGCCGCGTGCACGCGGCGCGCTGCGGCCTCCAGGGCACCCGGAGGCGGGCCGGGGGCaggcgggcggggggcggcgccCCGGGGCCCGGGGGGCGGCCGGGCCGCGAGCCCCGGCAGCGGCACACGGCGAACGCGCGCGAGCGGGACCGCACCAACAGCGTGAACACGGCCTTCACGGCTCTGCGCACGCTCATCCCCACGGAGCCGGCCGACCGCAAGCTCTCCAAGATCGAGACGCTGCGCCTGGCCTCCAGCTACATCTCGCACCTGGGCAACGTGCTGCTGGTGGGCGAGGCCTGCGGCGACGGGCAGCCGTGCCACTCGGGGCCTGCCTTCTTCCACGCTGCGCGCCCCGGcagccccccgccgccgcccccaccaccccccacccgcgACGGCGAGAACGCCCAGCCCAAACAGATCTGTACCTTCTGCCTCAGCAACCAGAGAAAGTTG agCAAGGACCGAGACAGAAAGACTACAATTCGGAGTTAG
- the SCX gene encoding basic helix-loop-helix transcription factor scleraxis isoform X2, with the protein MSFAMLRSAPPGRYLYPEVSPLSEDEDRGSESSGSDEKPCRVHAARCGLQGTRRRAGGRRAGGGAPGPGGRPGREPRQRHTANARERDRTNSVNTAFTALRTLIPTEPADRKLSKIETLRLASSYISHLGNVLLVGEACGDGQPCHSGPAFFHAARPGSPPPPPPPPPTRDGENAQPKQICTFCLSNQRKLTARVSSWGLNIWET; encoded by the exons ATGTCCTTCGCCATGCTGCGCTCGGCGCCGCCCGGCCGCTACCTGTACCCCGAGGTGAGCCCGCTGTCGGAGGACGAGGACCGTGGCAGCGAGAGCTCGGGCTCCGACGAGAAGCCCTGCCGCGTGCACGCGGCGCGCTGCGGCCTCCAGGGCACCCGGAGGCGGGCCGGGGGCaggcgggcggggggcggcgccCCGGGGCCCGGGGGGCGGCCGGGCCGCGAGCCCCGGCAGCGGCACACGGCGAACGCGCGCGAGCGGGACCGCACCAACAGCGTGAACACGGCCTTCACGGCTCTGCGCACGCTCATCCCCACGGAGCCGGCCGACCGCAAGCTCTCCAAGATCGAGACGCTGCGCCTGGCCTCCAGCTACATCTCGCACCTGGGCAACGTGCTGCTGGTGGGCGAGGCCTGCGGCGACGGGCAGCCGTGCCACTCGGGGCCTGCCTTCTTCCACGCTGCGCGCCCCGGcagccccccgccgccgcccccaccaccccccacccgcgACGGCGAGAACGCCCAGCCCAAACAGATCTGTACCTTCTGCCTCAGCAACCAGAGAAAGTTG ACGGCACGCGTGAGCTCCTGGGGCCTGAACATCTGGGAAACTTAA